The following coding sequences are from one Lolium rigidum isolate FL_2022 chromosome 6, APGP_CSIRO_Lrig_0.1, whole genome shotgun sequence window:
- the LOC124661677 gene encoding protein BREAST CANCER SUSCEPTIBILITY 2 homolog B-like isoform X3, whose protein sequence is MDDSFRGALRNGSMTPVFQTGSGKAVSLGKDSIHKARAILQGVDGMEQFPLFQTGSGRAVSVSVASLQKAKSVFKDNNTSGENAESFGRPDQPTMFQTDSRRPDVISGRSIERSRGAAKEGDTEKSGHWDTDCQFPMFQTGLGKPVAVSRSSVQKAKAVLEGEKNDKTGHGDNCVSATNFQNETPRSVLMSSSSIMSDRTVTPNGDSAMQEKNHEAGNHLPLFQTGLGRSIAVSKSSVKRASAVLEPRNIAKELEDEAHLDGGYDTPVFKTGVGRSILARESSGNKVPVILEAEEAVKSVNNDNGEAFVEDTSFQAGIQMFVPQRRSSSHKASILLEQQNFGEKGYGDRGSQLPMFQTGSGKSVLISESSVQKARAVLEEEGNINKDTHKLLNMDQKFTVFTSPLKTSCARTVNISSVGVSRAASLLGLEENTLSTQFFGHVGDKLGTKITVEWENPDQRLDLASCTTENQVHKEPHWPFELSNNTVFDSGEHSIRFSTAGGRSMAISSDALQRAKSLLGESDVVSTNKSTDNSLAAGCKDEITNSTVAPKGGGSDLSKISRASGKPEIAAFSHQGMSDRKHTRSFGHAVPDTPATNENANRFHGGSHSISEISKIPKPSSRFLSEADNADDSKDKTQRLHMPAGVLVDITNFMGTHSGNIDHVANEKRRIGGRNSPSPFKRPRSSRFIAPIITSKKSSAGIPKLPPSQTTSCRTKLSASYPFQHKRKTWKEYFGGPPCFSFLTEHPTDEVKRMDAKGAEKYKFHDTDTGAEEFQKMLLACGASLTYATKEWVNNHHKWIVWKLASLERCYPTKAAGKFLTVANVFDELKYRYDREVNNGHRSAIKKILEGNALPSLMMVLCISAVYSHPDVNNSKGEAGRRDENENSIDNKSLLAAKVNVPAQIELTDGWYALEASLDVALSEQLQKRKLFIGQKLRIWGASLCGWTGPVSFHEISGTVKLMLHVNGSYRARWDDPLGFCKHVGPPLAFKCIKASGGRVPRTLIGVARIYPVLYKERLSDGRSVVRSERMERKALQLYHQRVSKIAEDIMSEQDENCGNSDDSEEGAKICKMLERAAEPEVMMAGMTSEQRISFSSYQAKQKEARQNEVAKKVENALEVAGLSSRDVTPFVKVRVTSLTKKISASKTINKEGLITIWNPTEKQKADLVEGQIYLVTGLVPSSYCTGSLYLHARGSSTMWKPLASAQAADFEPFFTPRKAVELSLFGEVPLASEFDIAGVVLHVGDVYLCSSQKRQWLFLTDGSKFTSAQHSAEQDDCLLAVSFSCRIAGDDSVFFSHALSGNTVGFSNLVKRQKDQMSRIWVAEATESSTYTISHEISKKSHLKEAAICAEKWASSSHSKIQQLKERVLCIIGDSGG, encoded by the exons ATGGATGATTCATTTAGAG GTGCGCTGCGTAATGGTAGCATGACCCCGGTGTTCCAAACTGGATCAGGGAAAGCGGTCTCGCTGGGAAAGGACTCAATCCATAAGGCAAGAGCTATTTTACAAG GTGTGGACGGCATGGAACAGTTTCCATTGTTCCAAACTGGTTCAGGAAGAGCTGTATCAGTCAGTGTGGCATCTCTTCAGAAAGCGAAGTCTGTTTTTAAGGATAATAATACTAGCGGTG AAAATGCGGAGAGTTTTGGAAGGCCTGACCAGCCTACAAtgttccaaactgattccagaagaCCAGACGTGATCAGCGGAAGGTCCATTGAGAGATCTAGAGGTGCGGCAAAGGAGGGAGATACGGAAAAGAGTG GACATTGGGATACTGACTGCCAGTTCCCAATGTTCCAAACTGGATTAGGAAAGCCTGTTGCTGTGAGCCGCAGCTCAGTTCAGAAGGCAAAGGCAGTATTGGAGggagaaaaaaatgataaaaccG GACATGGAGATAATTGTGTCAGTGCCACAAATTTTCAAAATGAAACGCCAAGGTCTGTTTTGATGAGTAGCAGTTCGATCATGAGTGATAGAACTGTAACACCGAATGGGGATAGTGCAATGCAAG AGAAAAACCATGAGGCTGGCAACCACTTGCCGTTGTTTCAAACTGGGCTAGGGAGGTCAATTGCTGTAAGTAAGAGCTCAGTTAAGAGGGCAAGTGCAGTTCTGGAGCCGAGGAATATTGCAAAGGAATTGGAAG ATGAAGCTCATTTAGATGGTGGCTATGATACTCCAGTGTTCAAAACTGGAGTAGGAAGATCTATCTTAGCAAGAGAGAGCTCTGGAAACAAAGTACCAGTTATCTTAGAGGCCGAAGAAGCAGTAAAAAGTG TAAATAATGACAATGGAGAAGCCTTTGTTGAAGACACATCATTCCAAGCTGGAATACAGATGTTTGTACCCCAACGTAGAAGTTCAAGCCATAAGGCTAGTATTCTGTTGGAGCAACAAAACTTCGGGGAGAAAG GATATGGAGACCGTGGAAGTCAACTGCCAATGTTTCAAACCGGATCTGGAAAGTCGGTCTTGATTAGTGAAAGTTCAGTGCAGAAGGCAAGGGCTGTTCTGGAGGAAGAAGGCAATATAAACAAAG ATACTCATAAGCTCCTTAACATGGACCAAAAGTTTACTGTCTTTACTTCACCTCTCAAGACAAGCTGTGCAAGAACAGTAAATATATCTTCAGTTGGCGTGTCTCGAGCTGCTTCTTTGTTGGGCTTGGAAGAGAATACCCTTTCAACACAATTTTTTGGACATGTGGGGGATAAACTAGGCACAAAAATAACTGTTGAGTGGGAAAATCCAGACCAGAGGCTTGATCTTGCATCTTGTACAACAGAAAATCAAGTGCACAAGGAACCACATTGGCCGTTTGAACTTTCTAATAACACAGTCTTTGATTCTGGTGAGCATTCAATCAGATTCAGTACCGCGGGAGGCAGATCAATGGCTATTTCTAGTGATGCACTTCAACGTGCGAAAAGTCTTCTGGGTGAATCAGATGTGGTTTCAACAAATAAGTCAACAGATAACTCTTTGGCAGCTGGTTGTAAAGATGAGATAACAAATTCAACCGTCGCCCCCAAAGGCGGTGGATCTGATTTATCAAAAATAAGTAGGGCCAGTGGAAAACCTGAAATAGCAGCATTTTCCCACCAAGGAATGTCTGACAGGAAGCACACTAGATCCTTTGGACATGCTGTACCTGATACCCCTGCGACTAATGAAAATGCTAATAGGTTTCATGGCGGGAGTCATTCAATCAGTGAAATTTCAAAGATTCCAAAGCCTTCTTCGAGGTTTTTATCTGAAGCTGACAATGCGGACGACTCTAAAGATAAGACACAACGACTCCATATGCCAGCTGGAGTGTTGGTGGACATTACTAATTTCATGGGTACACATTCTGGAAATATTGACCATGTTGCTAATGAGAAGAGAAGAATTGGGGGAAGAAACTCTCCGTCTCCATTTAAACGGCCCCGCTCATCCAG GTTCATCGCACCTATAATCACCAGCAAAAAATCCTCTGCTG GAATACCCAAGCTGCCACCATCTCAGACCACGTCCTGTCGAACAAAGCTGTCTGCATCTTATCCTTTTCAACATAAAAGGAAAACTTGGAAGGAGTATTTTGGCGGTCCTCCCTGCTTCAGTTTTTTG ACGGAACATCCAACAGATGAAGTGAAGCGCATGGATGCGAAAGGAGCTGAGAAGTACAAGTTTCATGATACGGATACTGGTGCAGAAGAATTTCAGAAGATGCTGCTTGCCTGTGGTGCTTCATTGACATACGCAACGAAAGA ATGGGTGAACAATCACCATAAATGGATCGTGTGGAAACTTGCTTCACTTGAGAGATGCTACCCAACTAAAGCTGCTGGCAAATTCTTGACAGTTGCTAATGTTTTTGATGAGCTGAAATATAG GTATGACCGAGAAGTGAACAATGGCCACCGATCAGCAATTAAGAAAATTTTAGAAGGAAATGCTTTGCCATCTTTGATGATGGTGCTCTGCATTTCAGCTGTTTACTCCCATCCTGATGTAAATAACTCCAAGGGTGAGGCTGGCAGGAGAGATGAAAATGAGAACAGCATCGACAATAAAAGCTTGTTAGCTGCTAAAGTAAATGTGCCTGCACAAATTGAATTAACTGATGGATG GTATGCACTAGAAGCGTCATTGGATGTGGCACTTTCAGAACAACTACAGAAAAGAAAGCTTTTTATAGGACAAAAGCTTCGG ATATGGGGGGCTTCTTTGTGTGGTTGGACTGGGCCTGTGTCATTTCATGAG ATATCAGGCACTGTCAAATTGATGCTCCATGTAAATGGCAGTTATCGTGCAAGATGGGATGATCCTTTGGGATTTT GCAAGCATGTTGGACCCCCACTGGCGTTCAAGTGCATTAAAGCTTCTGGTGGCCGAGTCCCTAGGACACTGATTGGAGTTGCAAGGATATATCCTGTTCTGTATAAGGAGAG GTTGTCTGATGGTCGTTCTGTTGTGAGATCTGAAAGGATGGAAAGGAAAGCGCTACAACTGTACCACCAGAG AGTATCTAAGATCGCAGAAGACATTATGTCTGAACAAGATGAAAACTGTGGCAATTCCGATGATAGTGAGGAAGGGGCAAAAATTTGCAAAATGCTAGAGCGGGCAGCTGAGCCTGAAGTTATGATGGCAGGCATGACGTCAGAGCAGAGGATATCTTTCTCATCATATCAAGCAAAGCAAAAG GAAGCTAGGCAAAACGAAGTGGCTAAGAAAGTTGAGAACGCTCTGGAAGTTGCTGGCCTTAGTTCAAGAGATGTTACGCCGTTTGTGAAAGTGAGGGTGACAAGCCTTACTAAAAAAATCTCGGCTTCAAAAACCATCAACAAGGAAGGGCTAATAACAATTTGGAACCCTACTGAGAAGCAA AAAGCCGACCTGGTGGAGGGACAAATTTACTTAGTCACAGGACTGGTGCCTTCGTCCTACTGTACTGGTAGTCTTTACTTGCATGCTAGAGGATCATCTACCATGTGGAAGCCATTAGCGTCGGCACAGGCTGCGGATTTTGA ACCATTTTTCACCCCACGTAAGGCGGTTGAGCTATCATTGtttggtgaggtaccgcttgcAAG TGAATTTGACATTGCAGGCGTCGTTTTGCATGTTGGCGATGTTTATTTATGTAGCAGCCAGAAAAGACAGTGGCTCTTTTTGACAGATGGATCTAAATTTACCTCAGCACAGCACTCCGCAGAGCAAGATGATTGTCTTCTAGCAGTTAGCTTTTCTTGCCGAATTGCTGGCGATGACTCTGTTTTTTTCAGTCACGCCCTTTCTGGAAATACA GTTGGTTTCAGTAATTTGGTCAAGCGACAGAAAGACCAGATGAGTCGCATATGGGTAGCTGAGGCAACAGAGAGCTCTACCTATACTATTTCTCACGAGATCTCAAAAAAATCGCATCTTAAGGAAGCTGCCATTTGTGCCGAAAAATGGGCTTCAAGTTCTCATTCT AAAATTCAGCAGCTAAAGGAAAGGGTTTTATGCATCATTGGAGATAGTGGTGGCTGA
- the LOC124661677 gene encoding protein BREAST CANCER SUSCEPTIBILITY 2 homolog A-like isoform X2 yields MDDSFRGALRNGSMTPVFQTGSGKAVSLGKDSIHKARAILQDVDSAAGAVQPMFRTGMGRSVPVSRTSIDKATAVLEGKTIAEQGVDGMEQFPLFQTGSGRAVSVSVASLQKAKSVFKDNNTSGENAESFGRPDQPTMFQTDSRRPDVISGRSIERSRGAAKEGDTEKSGHWDTDCQFPMFQTGLGKPVAVSRSSVQKAKAVLEGEKNDKTGHGDNCVSATNFQNETPRSVLMSSSSIMSDRTVTPNGDSAMQEKNHEAGNHLPLFQTGLGRSIAVSKSSVKRASAVLEPRNIAKELEDEAHLDGGYDTPVFKTGVGRSILARESSGNKVPVILEAEEAVKSVNNDNGEAFVEDTSFQAGIQMFVPQRRSSSHKASILLEQQNFGEKGYGDRGSQLPMFQTGSGKSVLISESSVQKARAVLEEEGNINKDTHKLLNMDQKFTVFTSPLKTSCARTVNISSVGVSRAASLLGLEENTLSTQFFGHVGDKLGTKITVEWENPDQRLDLASCTTENQVHKEPHWPFELSNNTVFDSGEHSIRFSTAGGRSMAISSDALQRAKSLLGESDVVSTNKSTDNSLAAGCKDEITNSTVAPKGGGSDLSKISRASGKPEIAAFSHQGMSDRKHTRSFGHAVPDTPATNENANRFHGGSHSISEISKIPKPSSRFLSEADNADDSKDKTQRLHMPAGVLVDITNFMGTHSGNIDHVANEKRRIGGRNSPSPFKRPRSSRFIAPIITSKKSSAGIPKLPPSQTTSCRTKLSASYPFQHKRKTWKEYFGGPPCFSFLTEHPTDEVKRMDAKGAEKYKFHDTDTGAEEFQKMLLACGASLTYATKEWVNNHHKWIVWKLASLERCYPTKAAGKFLTVANVFDELKYRYDREVNNGHRSAIKKILEGNALPSLMMVLCISAVYSHPDVNNSKGEAGRRDENENSIDNKSLLAAKVNVPAQIELTDGWYALEASLDVALSEQLQKRKLFIGQKLRIWGASLCGWTGPVSFHEISGTVKLMLHVNGSYRARWDDPLGFCKHVGPPLAFKCIKASGGRVPRTLIGVARIYPVLYKERLSDGRSVVRSERMERKALQLYHQRVSKIAEDIMSEQDENCGNSDDSEEGAKICKMLERAAEPEVMMAGMTSEQRISFSSYQAKQKEARQNEVAKKVENALEVAGLSSRDVTPFVKVRVTSLTKKISASKTINKEGLITIWNPTEKQKADLVEGQIYLVTGLVPSSYCTGSLYLHARGSSTMWKPLASAQAADFEPFFTPRKAVELSLFGEVPLASEFDIAGVVLHVGDVYLCSSQKRQWLFLTDGSKFTSAQHSAEQDDCLLAVSFSCRIAGDDSVFFSHALSGNTVGFSNLVKRQKDQMSRIWVAEATESSTYTISHEISKKSHLKEAAICAEKWASSSHSKIQQLKERVLCIIGDSGG; encoded by the exons ATGGATGATTCATTTAGAG GTGCGCTGCGTAATGGTAGCATGACCCCGGTGTTCCAAACTGGATCAGGGAAAGCGGTCTCGCTGGGAAAGGACTCAATCCATAAGGCAAGAGCTATTTTACAAG ATGTTGATAGTGCCGCTGGTGCCGTACAACCAATGTTCCGTACTGGAATGGGTAGGTCGGTTCCTGTGAGCCGGACCTCCATTGATAAGGCAACGGCTGTTTTGGAGGGAAAAACAATTGCAGAACAAG GTGTGGACGGCATGGAACAGTTTCCATTGTTCCAAACTGGTTCAGGAAGAGCTGTATCAGTCAGTGTGGCATCTCTTCAGAAAGCGAAGTCTGTTTTTAAGGATAATAATACTAGCGGTG AAAATGCGGAGAGTTTTGGAAGGCCTGACCAGCCTACAAtgttccaaactgattccagaagaCCAGACGTGATCAGCGGAAGGTCCATTGAGAGATCTAGAGGTGCGGCAAAGGAGGGAGATACGGAAAAGAGTG GACATTGGGATACTGACTGCCAGTTCCCAATGTTCCAAACTGGATTAGGAAAGCCTGTTGCTGTGAGCCGCAGCTCAGTTCAGAAGGCAAAGGCAGTATTGGAGggagaaaaaaatgataaaaccG GACATGGAGATAATTGTGTCAGTGCCACAAATTTTCAAAATGAAACGCCAAGGTCTGTTTTGATGAGTAGCAGTTCGATCATGAGTGATAGAACTGTAACACCGAATGGGGATAGTGCAATGCAAG AGAAAAACCATGAGGCTGGCAACCACTTGCCGTTGTTTCAAACTGGGCTAGGGAGGTCAATTGCTGTAAGTAAGAGCTCAGTTAAGAGGGCAAGTGCAGTTCTGGAGCCGAGGAATATTGCAAAGGAATTGGAAG ATGAAGCTCATTTAGATGGTGGCTATGATACTCCAGTGTTCAAAACTGGAGTAGGAAGATCTATCTTAGCAAGAGAGAGCTCTGGAAACAAAGTACCAGTTATCTTAGAGGCCGAAGAAGCAGTAAAAAGTG TAAATAATGACAATGGAGAAGCCTTTGTTGAAGACACATCATTCCAAGCTGGAATACAGATGTTTGTACCCCAACGTAGAAGTTCAAGCCATAAGGCTAGTATTCTGTTGGAGCAACAAAACTTCGGGGAGAAAG GATATGGAGACCGTGGAAGTCAACTGCCAATGTTTCAAACCGGATCTGGAAAGTCGGTCTTGATTAGTGAAAGTTCAGTGCAGAAGGCAAGGGCTGTTCTGGAGGAAGAAGGCAATATAAACAAAG ATACTCATAAGCTCCTTAACATGGACCAAAAGTTTACTGTCTTTACTTCACCTCTCAAGACAAGCTGTGCAAGAACAGTAAATATATCTTCAGTTGGCGTGTCTCGAGCTGCTTCTTTGTTGGGCTTGGAAGAGAATACCCTTTCAACACAATTTTTTGGACATGTGGGGGATAAACTAGGCACAAAAATAACTGTTGAGTGGGAAAATCCAGACCAGAGGCTTGATCTTGCATCTTGTACAACAGAAAATCAAGTGCACAAGGAACCACATTGGCCGTTTGAACTTTCTAATAACACAGTCTTTGATTCTGGTGAGCATTCAATCAGATTCAGTACCGCGGGAGGCAGATCAATGGCTATTTCTAGTGATGCACTTCAACGTGCGAAAAGTCTTCTGGGTGAATCAGATGTGGTTTCAACAAATAAGTCAACAGATAACTCTTTGGCAGCTGGTTGTAAAGATGAGATAACAAATTCAACCGTCGCCCCCAAAGGCGGTGGATCTGATTTATCAAAAATAAGTAGGGCCAGTGGAAAACCTGAAATAGCAGCATTTTCCCACCAAGGAATGTCTGACAGGAAGCACACTAGATCCTTTGGACATGCTGTACCTGATACCCCTGCGACTAATGAAAATGCTAATAGGTTTCATGGCGGGAGTCATTCAATCAGTGAAATTTCAAAGATTCCAAAGCCTTCTTCGAGGTTTTTATCTGAAGCTGACAATGCGGACGACTCTAAAGATAAGACACAACGACTCCATATGCCAGCTGGAGTGTTGGTGGACATTACTAATTTCATGGGTACACATTCTGGAAATATTGACCATGTTGCTAATGAGAAGAGAAGAATTGGGGGAAGAAACTCTCCGTCTCCATTTAAACGGCCCCGCTCATCCAG GTTCATCGCACCTATAATCACCAGCAAAAAATCCTCTGCTG GAATACCCAAGCTGCCACCATCTCAGACCACGTCCTGTCGAACAAAGCTGTCTGCATCTTATCCTTTTCAACATAAAAGGAAAACTTGGAAGGAGTATTTTGGCGGTCCTCCCTGCTTCAGTTTTTTG ACGGAACATCCAACAGATGAAGTGAAGCGCATGGATGCGAAAGGAGCTGAGAAGTACAAGTTTCATGATACGGATACTGGTGCAGAAGAATTTCAGAAGATGCTGCTTGCCTGTGGTGCTTCATTGACATACGCAACGAAAGA ATGGGTGAACAATCACCATAAATGGATCGTGTGGAAACTTGCTTCACTTGAGAGATGCTACCCAACTAAAGCTGCTGGCAAATTCTTGACAGTTGCTAATGTTTTTGATGAGCTGAAATATAG GTATGACCGAGAAGTGAACAATGGCCACCGATCAGCAATTAAGAAAATTTTAGAAGGAAATGCTTTGCCATCTTTGATGATGGTGCTCTGCATTTCAGCTGTTTACTCCCATCCTGATGTAAATAACTCCAAGGGTGAGGCTGGCAGGAGAGATGAAAATGAGAACAGCATCGACAATAAAAGCTTGTTAGCTGCTAAAGTAAATGTGCCTGCACAAATTGAATTAACTGATGGATG GTATGCACTAGAAGCGTCATTGGATGTGGCACTTTCAGAACAACTACAGAAAAGAAAGCTTTTTATAGGACAAAAGCTTCGG ATATGGGGGGCTTCTTTGTGTGGTTGGACTGGGCCTGTGTCATTTCATGAG ATATCAGGCACTGTCAAATTGATGCTCCATGTAAATGGCAGTTATCGTGCAAGATGGGATGATCCTTTGGGATTTT GCAAGCATGTTGGACCCCCACTGGCGTTCAAGTGCATTAAAGCTTCTGGTGGCCGAGTCCCTAGGACACTGATTGGAGTTGCAAGGATATATCCTGTTCTGTATAAGGAGAG GTTGTCTGATGGTCGTTCTGTTGTGAGATCTGAAAGGATGGAAAGGAAAGCGCTACAACTGTACCACCAGAG AGTATCTAAGATCGCAGAAGACATTATGTCTGAACAAGATGAAAACTGTGGCAATTCCGATGATAGTGAGGAAGGGGCAAAAATTTGCAAAATGCTAGAGCGGGCAGCTGAGCCTGAAGTTATGATGGCAGGCATGACGTCAGAGCAGAGGATATCTTTCTCATCATATCAAGCAAAGCAAAAG GAAGCTAGGCAAAACGAAGTGGCTAAGAAAGTTGAGAACGCTCTGGAAGTTGCTGGCCTTAGTTCAAGAGATGTTACGCCGTTTGTGAAAGTGAGGGTGACAAGCCTTACTAAAAAAATCTCGGCTTCAAAAACCATCAACAAGGAAGGGCTAATAACAATTTGGAACCCTACTGAGAAGCAA AAAGCCGACCTGGTGGAGGGACAAATTTACTTAGTCACAGGACTGGTGCCTTCGTCCTACTGTACTGGTAGTCTTTACTTGCATGCTAGAGGATCATCTACCATGTGGAAGCCATTAGCGTCGGCACAGGCTGCGGATTTTGA ACCATTTTTCACCCCACGTAAGGCGGTTGAGCTATCATTGtttggtgaggtaccgcttgcAAG TGAATTTGACATTGCAGGCGTCGTTTTGCATGTTGGCGATGTTTATTTATGTAGCAGCCAGAAAAGACAGTGGCTCTTTTTGACAGATGGATCTAAATTTACCTCAGCACAGCACTCCGCAGAGCAAGATGATTGTCTTCTAGCAGTTAGCTTTTCTTGCCGAATTGCTGGCGATGACTCTGTTTTTTTCAGTCACGCCCTTTCTGGAAATACA GTTGGTTTCAGTAATTTGGTCAAGCGACAGAAAGACCAGATGAGTCGCATATGGGTAGCTGAGGCAACAGAGAGCTCTACCTATACTATTTCTCACGAGATCTCAAAAAAATCGCATCTTAAGGAAGCTGCCATTTGTGCCGAAAAATGGGCTTCAAGTTCTCATTCT AAAATTCAGCAGCTAAAGGAAAGGGTTTTATGCATCATTGGAGATAGTGGTGGCTGA